From a single Miscanthus floridulus cultivar M001 chromosome 8, ASM1932011v1, whole genome shotgun sequence genomic region:
- the LOC136469445 gene encoding probable auxin efflux carrier component 5a, translating to MISWDDMYKWWKISTPELCESVNSLVALFAIPFFTFRFTVHIDPFRANYRAIAADVVSKVVIGARWVLFARGHCNAAVNWSITGFSLSTLTSSLVVGVPMAQAMYGDWVQLSIFQAIV from the exons ATGATCTCGTGGGACGACATGTACAAG TGGTGGAAGATCTCAACACCGGAGCTGTGCGAGTCCGTGAACAGCCTCGTCGCCTTGTTCGCGATACCATTCTTCACGTTCAGGTTTACTGTCCACATCGACCCCTTCCGTGCCAACTACCGCGCCATCGCTGCCGACGTCGTCTCCAAGGTCGTCATCGGCGCCCGGTGGGTGCTGTTCGCCCGGGGCCACTGCAACGCCGCCGTCAACTGGTCCATCACCGGCTTCTCCCTGTCCACGCTCACGAGCTCACTCGTCGTCGGCGTGCCCATGGCGCAGGCCATGTACGGTGACTGGGTGCAGCTCTCCATCTTCCAGGCCATCGTCTAG